The Aerococcus loyolae genome contains the following window.
TTTTGACCATAAGCCACAGCATTGGTGTCTTCGTTGGCCCGGTCAATAAAGAAAATCCCAGGTTCGGCCGCATAGGTGGCACAGATGTTGATCAATTGCCATAGTTCTTTGGCAGGTAGGGTCCGGTAATCGGTAATTTCATGACCCATGGCTTCCCACTCGCGCACATCGCCAACTTCTTGCCATTGGCTATCATAGGCTTCCATTTCTTCTTGGTCATATTTTTCCACTGCGGGGAAGCGTAGGGTCCAATCCTTGCCTTCCTTAACAGCTTCCATAAAGTCGGAGGAAATCGCTACCGAAATATTGGCCCCAGTTAAGAAGTCCGGTTCATTGACTTCGTAGTGACCACCCAGTTCCAAGTTTTCCTTGGCTTCCGCATAGGCGGCATCACTCACCTCACCGCCTTGTTTTTCCTTGAGGTCAACGACCGCTTGGAACATGTCAATTTGAGCTGGGGTGGAGTAGACGAATTTTAACTTTTCATCGACTAATTGCTTAATGTAGCTGTCCTTGGAGCTTTCTTTGATAAATTGAAGGATGCGAGGGTTTTGCATCTTAGAAATGATAAATTCTAAAATATCTGGATGCCAGTCAGCTAACATGATCATTTGGGCCCCACGACGGCTGCCCCCTTGTTCCACCAAGTGGGTTAATTGGGCAATGTCGTCCAACCAAGAAACTGCTCCAGAGGACTTGCCGTTAACCCCACGAACTAAAGAATGACGTGGTCTTAGGGTAGAGCCATTGGTCCCTACACCCCCACCACGAGACATAATTTCCATGACTTCCTTACGGTGGTCAGCAATCCCACCCCGAGAGTCAGGCACGTAAGGCATCACGTAGCAGTTAAAGTAGGTCACGTCAGTTCCTGACCCAGCACCATATAAAACCCGGCCCGCTGGCACGAAGTTTCCAGCCGCTTCTTCGCGGAAGAAGGCTGCTTCGATGTCTTGACGGTGGTCTTCGTCACGGTCAATGGCTGCTAGACCATGGGCGTTCCGTTTAGCAATTTGTTCATAGTAGATTTCTAAAGGTTTGTCGATTTCATCCAAGGGGCGTTGAACAATACCAGTTTCCTGTTCTTCTCCCATTAAGGAACCACGATAAGCTTCTTCAACCCAAATGGTTACTGTCTTATTATCAATGGCTTGGACAATCCCAATCCCCCGTCCAGGATATTGAGGGTCAGGACGGACAGTTAGGACCACCAAGTCACCTGGAGCCAGGGTTTCCTTCATGGTATCTTTAAAGGAATAACGGTCCAACATGACCATCCGACTAATCCCAGAAAAGCTTTTGTTCATGTCTTCTGTCATCGGATAAACTTGGGGAAAGGATTGGATGGCTTGGTTGAGGGCCTCTTTATTCCATTCCACTATATTCTTCATCGCAGTTTCCATAATGAATCTCCTTTATACTTTACTTATTAGTAGACTTTTCAGCTGCTTTAGCGTGAGTTAAGTTAATGGTCTATCGGCTAAAAATTAGCTGCATTGCTATTATAGGAAAAACTTAAGCATAAAGCAAGCTAAAAATCAATATATAGTATCAATTAAAAAGCAACAACACTATATGTAGTGTTGTTGCTTGACTCAAATTGGTTAAAGCCCAGTCTCATCGCCTTGGGCAAAAAGAGAGGCGCATATCTTGTAGTCGGATATGCGCCTATCCTGTTTTAAATGCTTCATACCTGATTAAGGCATACCGCTATAGTTTTCATCGATTGGTTTGGTAATTGTAGCAATTTCTGCTAAATTTTCGTTGTCGGATGGCTCATGGGCCGGCACTTCAACAACCTGTTCCACGCCTAATTTTTCTGGTTCCATGTGACGGTAACGTCCGACACCAGTACCCGCAGGAATTATCTTACCAATAATGACGTTTTCTTTCAATCCGAGTAACTCATCCCGTTTACCACTAATGGCCGCATCGGTGAGGACCTTGGTGGTTTCTTGGAAGGAAGCGGCAGATAGGAAGGACTTGGTTTCCAAGGCTGCCTTGGTAATTCCTAAAAGGACTGGTTGACAGGTAGCCGGTTGTTGGCCAGTCTTAATGATTTCCTCATTGGCATCTTCAAAGTCACCAATGTCCATTAAGTGCCCTGGCAACAAGTCAGAAGCGCCTGGGTCTAAGACTCTTACCTTACGCATCATTTGACGTAAGAGGACTTCCACGTGCTTGTCGTTAATGTCCACCCCTTGTTGACGGTAAACCCGTTGGATTTCCGCTAACATGTAGTTTTCTACGGTGAGGGAGTTGGTAATCCGGAGCAA
Protein-coding sequences here:
- a CDS encoding vitamin B12-dependent ribonucleotide reductase, with amino-acid sequence METAMKNIVEWNKEALNQAIQSFPQVYPMTEDMNKSFSGISRMVMLDRYSFKDTMKETLAPGDLVVLTVRPDPQYPGRGIGIVQAIDNKTVTIWVEEAYRGSLMGEEQETGIVQRPLDEIDKPLEIYYEQIAKRNAHGLAAIDRDEDHRQDIEAAFFREEAAGNFVPAGRVLYGAGSGTDVTYFNCYVMPYVPDSRGGIADHRKEVMEIMSRGGGVGTNGSTLRPRHSLVRGVNGKSSGAVSWLDDIAQLTHLVEQGGSRRGAQMIMLADWHPDILEFIISKMQNPRILQFIKESSKDSYIKQLVDEKLKFVYSTPAQIDMFQAVVDLKEKQGGEVSDAAYAEAKENLELGGHYEVNEPDFLTGANISVAISSDFMEAVKEGKDWTLRFPAVEKYDQEEMEAYDSQWQEVGDVREWEAMGHEITDYRTLPAKELWQLINICATYAAEPGIFFIDRANEDTNAVAYGQKVVATNPCGEQPLAPYSVCNLGAINLAQMADKENKRLDKEKLQETVATAIRMQDNVIDATPYFLEANKKQALGERRIGLGVMGLADLLIYCEKRYGSEEGNQLVDEVFETIAVTAYQTSIELAKERGSFPFLIGETEEETQALRERFVQSGFMQRMPESIREGVLKYGIRNSHLLTVAPTGSTGTMMNVSTGLEPYFAFKYYRTGRLGKFIEVNADIVQEYLDQHPEADADHLPDFFVSAMDLSPREHVDVQTTIQRWVDSSISKTVNAPKGYAVNQVAEVYEKLYEGGAKGGTVYVDGSRDSQVLTLNKDEHEDSDQASQADQNKQADVVVVDDSDELRQLVDQAQAEANEEVVFGSELGNTCPICRTGIVEEIGGCNTCSNCFAQLKCGL